The sequence CATCTTGTTTATTAAGAGATAGATTTAACGATGATTTTAAGTTTATCTATTGTAATAATAGTCTGATTTGTGAAGAAATATATTCATATTTATCTTTTATTGCTCCAGAAAAAACTAATATAATTAAATACTATAAAGAAAATACTCCCATATTTAAAAAATATGGAATAGAAAAACAGATCCAAATTTATTTAGGTAAAAATGTCCCTCTTCCAAATGGAGCATATCTTGTTATAGAACATACTGAAGCACTTCATGTTATAGATGTAAATAGTGGTATGAGTAATCATATGGGAAAAAATTGTACAGAATCAGAAAGAATTGATTATATATTAAAAATAAATTTAATGGCTGCAACAGAGATTGCTAGACAATTAATATTAAGAGATATGGGAGGTATAATTGTAGTAGATTTTATAGATATGTATGAACCTATTCAAAGAAAAAAATTGTATGAACATCTAAAAGATGAAATGAAAAATGATAAAGCAAAACATCAAATTTTACCTCCAAATAAATTTGGATTAGTTCAATTTACTCGTCATAGAGTTAGACCTGAATTAAAAGTAAAAAATCATAATAAATATCAAAAAATAAATTCTTATGTAGATTATATTCATCATTTAGAATTTATTATAGATACTATAAAAAAAAATAAAGGAATTCAATTACATATACATCCTTTTGTTTCTTCTTTTTTAAAAAAAGGATTCCCTTCTATACAACAAAAATGGTTTTTTAAATATAAACGATGGATTAAAATTATTCCAAACGATTCTTTTGGATACACAGAATATAAAATTACTAATAAAAATAACGATATGATATCTTCTTCTTTTATTTTTTGAATTATTTGCGGGCATGGTGGAATTGGTAGACACGTCAGACTTAGGATCTGATGCTCATCAAGCGTAAGGGTTCAAATCCCTTTGCCCGTACTAATTTTTTTGAATATTTCTTTTTTTATTTCCTATATAAATTTGTCTAGGTCTTACTATAGGATCCATATTTAATTTCATTTCTTTCCAATGTGCCATCCATCCAGGCAATCTTCCTAAAGCGAACATAACAGTAAACATATCTTTTGGTATACCAATAGCTTGGTAAATTATACCAGAATAAAAATCAATATTAGGATAAAGTTTTTTTTCCTTAAAATAGGAATCTTGAAGGGCTTTTTCTTCTAGATTTTTTGCCAATTCTAAAACTGGATCAGAAATATTTAATTCTTTAACAATATTTTCCGCTACTTTTTTAGCTATTTTTGCTCTAGGATCAAAATTTTTATAAATTCTATGTCCAAATCCCATTAATCTGAATGGATCTTTTTTATTTTTAGCTTTATCTAACCATTTTTTAATATTACCTCCACTTTTTAAAATAACTTCTAACATTTCTATTACAGCTTGATTCGCCCCTCCATGTAATCTACCCCAAAGAGCGCTAATTCCAGCAGATACAGCAGAAAATAAATCTGCATGAGCAGAACCTAGCAAGCGTACTGTCGTTGTTGAACAATTTTGTTCATGATCAGCATGTAAAATTAAAAGTTTATCTAATGCATCTGTTATAATTGTATTTTGTTGATAAGATTTATTAGGAATATAAAAAAACATTTTTAATAAATTAGAAACGTAAGAAATATTTTTATCTGGATAAGAAGGAGGTAACCCTACTTTTTTTCTATAAGTTAAAGCAGCTAATATAGGTAGTTTAGCTAAAAGATGAAAATACATATCTTCATCTTTTAAATAATTTGTAAATGAAGTCAAAATATAAGTTAAAGAAGATAAAATTCCCATAGGATGACAAAAATTTGGAATTTCATCCAGTATTTTATAAATATTTTGATTAATACAATTGAATTCCTTTATTTTTTCAGAAAAATGTTTTAATTGTGCAGTATTAGGTAGTTCTCCATTCAAAATAAGATAACTTGTTTCTATAAAAGAACATTTTTTAATAATTTGTTCAATAGGATATCCTCTATATAAAAGTATTCCTTTTTCTCCATCTATAAAACTGATAGAACTTTTTGTGACTCCCGTATTTTTTAATCCTGGATCAAATGTAATAAATTCTGTATTTTCTCTTAAATGAGCTATATTAATGGCTTTATTATAAGTTCCATAAACTATAGGAAATTTATAATGACAGCCATTAATCTTAAAATCAACAATATTACTACACATATAAAATAGATTTAAAAAATATAAATATATTTAAATAAAATGATTTTTATTTTAATAAAATCATTTCATCAAATGAAATAAGAGTATGAAATCCCTTTTTAGAAAAATAATTTTTCATTCCTTTTCTATAACTTATCAAAACAAAATCTCCCCCCCAACCTCCTAAACTTTTTACTAAACCTAGATAATCTGTAAAATATATTTCTTTAATAGTAGGAATATTAAGTATTTTTGATATAATTGTTTCATGTTTTAGTAATAATTCTTCAAATTCTTTTAACGTTTTACAAAAAGGAATTTTTTTAGTTATATAAGATATATATTGTATACTATCACTAGTAATATTTTTTTTAGAATAAAAAAATTGTATACTATCACAAGTATTTTGTTTTTTATTAAGATGTAGAAAGAAAAGTTTATCTTTAAATGGTATATTCAAATTTATAGGAATAACATAAGGTTTTTTATTATAAATTTTATAAATGATAGGTTTTGAAATAGAAACACAAGCTATATCATAACCACTTCCGGGAAAAGGATAACCTAACAACATATATGGATCTATTTTTGCCCATTTTGAAATATTATTTATTAAAGTAGAACTACTTCCCAATCCCCAATTTCTTGGAAATTCTAATTGTGTTTTAACATGTATACCAAAAGAATTTTTAAGAAAATTCTTTTTAACTTTTTTAGATTTTAATAATAAATATCTTAATCTTTTTGCCGTTTTTTTTTCTGTTTCATAACAAATATCTAAATTTGGTAGTTTAAAAATAACTTCAAACCAAATTTCATTCATTTCATCATAACTTTTCCAATGTAAAATAGAAGATAATTTATTATTATTAATAGTTAATGATTGTCCTTTTATTGTAGGTAAAGCTAATCCACTAGCTCCACATAAAATAAAATATTCTCCTGTTAATAATATTTTTCCATGACTATAAAAACGTTTATGTTGATGATACATTATAGATCAAAAATTCTATATTCTATTTTTTAAAATTTGTTTTATTATATTTAATAATATATTTCCTGGACCTATATCAGTAAATGAAATAGCTCCATCTTTTATCATATTTTTTATAGATTGTTTCCATTTTACTGGAAAAGTAATTTGATTTACAATATTTTTTTTTATGTCGCTAGATTTTATTACAGATTTTCCTGTAACATTTTGATATATAGAACATTTAGGTTTTTTAAATTCCATTTTTTTTATAAATATTTTTAATTTTTTTTTAGCTGGTTCCATAATAGGAGAATGAAAAGCTCCATGAACAGGAAGAATTAAAATTCTTTTAGCTCCTCCTATTTTTTCTAAAGAATAACAAACTCTTTTTAAAGCTTTATATTCTCCAGAAATAACTAATTGTCCTGGACTATTATAATTAGATGGAACGACAATTCCATTATCTTTTTTACAAAAAAATTCCACTATTTCATCTTCTAATCCAAAAACCACTGCCATTCCACCATAAACAGATTCACAAATTTCTTGCATAATTGATGCTCTATAATTCACTAAAATCAATCCTTTTTCAAAAGAGAATACATCAATTGCTGCTAAAGCTGAAAATTCTCCAAGAGAATGACCTGCTACCATATCTGGATTAAAATTATTTGATATTTTTGCTTTTATAACTGAATAAATATAAATTGCTAGTTGCGTATATTTCGTATTTTTTAAAAGATCCTTTGTACCTTCAAACATTATAGATGTTATTTTAAATCCTAAAACTTCATCAGCTAATTGAAATAATTTTTTTGCTAGATTATTTTTTTTATATAAATTTTTACCCATTCCTAAAAATTGAGATCCCTGTCCTGGAAATAAATAAGCTTTCATAAATATTTTTTTTAAATTAAAATAAAATGATTAAAATAATTGATACTCACGCTCATTTATATATGAATGAATTTGAAAAAGATATTAATTTTGTTATAAAAAAAGCCCTTAAACAAGGTATATATAGATTTTTACTTCCTTCTATAAATAGCTATACTGTACCTAAAATATTAAAATTAGAGAAAAAATATCCTAATATATGTTTTCCTATGATAGGATTACATCCTAATATGGTACATCCTAATAGTTTGGAAAAAGAATTAAACAATATCAAAAAATGGTTAGATAAATATTCTTTTATTTCTATAGGAGAAATTGGTATGGATCTACATTTGGAAAAAAAATTTGTTTTTGAACAAGAATATGCTTTTAAAACTCAAATAAAATGGGCTAAAGAAAAAAAACTACCAATAGTGATTCATTGCAGAAATGCTTTTGATCAAATTTTTAATATTCTTTCAAAAGAAAAAAATTTCTTTTTGAAAGGAGTTTTTCATTGTTTCTCTGGAACTTTAGAACAAGCTATGAAAATTATTGATTTTGGAATTAAATTAGGTATTGGTGGAATAATTACTTTTAAAAATAATTATATTAGTAAATTTTTACATAAAATAAGTTTAGATCATATAATATTAGAAACTGATTCTCCATACCTTTCTCCACATCCTTTTAGAGGAAAAAGAAATGAACCCGTTAATTTAAAAATAATTTTAAAAAAACTTTCTAAAATTTATTCTATTCCAGAAAAAAAAATTGCAGATATTATTAATATAAATGTAGAAAATATATTTTTTTAAATTATACCATTTTAGAAGGGTTTACTAGTTTATCAAATTCTTCATTAGTTAAATATCCTAATCTAATAGATTCTTCTTTTAAAGTAGTATTATTTTCATAAGCACATTTTGCTATTTTTGCTGATTTTTCATATCCAATATGAGTATTTAATGCTGTAACTAGCATCAAAGATTTATTCAAATGTTCTTTAATTCTATGATAATTTGGTTTTATACCTTTTATACAAAAGTTAGAAAAAGATAAACAAACATCTGCTAAAAGTTGAGAAGATTGCAAAAAATTATATATTATTAATGGTTTAGAAACATTTAATTCATAATTACCTGAAGATCCTGCGATTGAAATTGTTACATCATTACCTATAATTTGCATACAAACCATAATAAGAGCTTCACATTGAGTAGGATTTATTTTTCCTGGCATAATAGAAGATCCAGGTTCATTTTCTGGAATATAAATCTCTCCAATACCGGAACGAGGACCAGAGGCAAGAAAACGAATGTCGTTTGATATTTTTATTAAGGAAACAGCTATTTGTTTAATAGCTCCATGAGCTTCTACTATAGCATCATGAGATGATAAAGATTCAAATTTATTTTTTGCTACTTGAAAAGGTATATTTGTATATTTAGAAATAAATTCCGTTACCTTTTTATCAAATCCTTTAGGAGCGTTCAATCCTGTTCCTACAGCAGTTCCACCTATAGATAATTCAGAAAGATGATCTAAGGTTTTTTTTATAGAAATTAATCCATGATCTATTTGAGATACATAACCAGAAAATTCTTGTCCTAAAGTAATAGGAGTAGCATCCATAAGATGAGTTCTACCTATTTTAATAATATTATTAAATAATTTAGATTTTTTTTCTAAATTTTTTTTCAATTTTATAATTGAAGGAATAGTTTTCTCTATTAATTTTTTATAAGAAGCAATATGCATTGCTGTAGAAAAAGTATCATTAGATGACTGTGACATATTTACATCATCATTAGGATGAATAAAAGATTTTTTTTTATTAGAAAGAGTTCCTCCTGTTAAAACATGTGCTCTATTAGAAATAACTTCATTTATATTCATATTAGTATGAGTACCAGAACCTGTTTGCCATATTACCAAAGGAAATTGATTATTTAATTTTCCTTTTATAATTTCATCACATACCAAAGATATTATATCTTTTTTTTTTTTAGATAAAATACCAAATTCAAAATTAGCATGAGCTGCTGCTTTTTTTATAAAAGCAAAAGAATGAATTACTTCTATAGGCATGGATGATTCTAATCCTATTCTAAAATTTATTCTAGACCTTTCTGTTTGCGCTCCCCAATATTTTTCCATAGGAACTTGTACTTTACCTAAAGTATCTTTTTCTGTTCTATAAATCATTTTCCTAATTTTTGTGTGAAATTATAAAAAAAAACAGAACTTTTTATCTTATTATATCTTAAATTTTAGTGATGATAATTAAATTTATAGGATTTTTATTTTTTTTATTTATAACTATATCTGGTTTTTGGTGTGTATTTTTTTTATCTTTTTTTAGTATTTACTGGATTTTTAGTCTATTAATTAAATATTTATATTTATTTTTTAATAAAAATGAAAAATAAAAAAATTAAATTATTTATTATAAATAAATACTTTTGGATAAGTTTTTTTTTCTTTATATGGATGTCTTTATTTGATACTAATTCTTTAATATTACATTATAAATTAAAAAATAATATTGATAAAATAACATTAGATAGAGATTTTTTAAAGAAAAAAATTTTATTAGAAACTAATCATTTAAAAAAATTAAAAACAGATTCTAAATATCTTGAAAAATTAGCTAGAGAAAAATTTTATATGAAAAAAAAAGATGAAGATCTATTTGTAATAACAAATTAAAATAATAAATAAATATATTAACGTCCCATATAAATTAATAAAATACTTAAATCTGAAGGAGAAACACCACTAATTCTTGATGCTTGAGATAAAGATATTGGACGGTAATAATCTAATTTTTCTCTAGCTTCTAATGATAAAGATTTAATATTTTTATAGTTAAAATTATTTGGAATTTTAAGATTCTCTAATTTTATTAATTTTTTTGCATTTTCTTTTTCTCTATCAATATATCCTTTATATTTTATACGAATTGATACTTGTTCTAATATTTCTTGGCTAAAATTATTTTTTTCAATTTTCTTTTTTATAAAAGAAATATTTGATATATCTTTTATATCAATTTCAGATCTTGATAAGATAGTTTCTATTTTTTTATCATGAGATATTATTGGTGAATTTTTATAAATTAAAATAGGATTTATTATTTTTGGATCAAAATTAGTTTTTTTAAAAAAAAATATACATTTTTCAATTTTAGATATTTTATTATCTACCATTTTCATTTTTTCTTCTGAAATTAATCCAATATTATATCCCATATAAGTAAGTCTTTCATCAGCATTATCTTGTCGTAATAACATTCTATATTCTGCCCTTGAAGTAAACATTCTATAAGGTTCTTTTATACCTTTTGTAATTAAATCATCTATTAACACTCCAATATAAGCTTCATTCCTTTTAAGAATAAAAGGATCTTTTTTCTCATTTTTTAAATGAGCATTAATTCCCGCTATTAAACCTTGTGCTGCAGCTTCTTCATATCCAGTAGTACCGTTAATTTGTCCTGCAAAAAAAAGATTTTCTATAATTTTACTTTCTAAAGTATGTTTTAATTGTTCTGGAGGAAAATAATCGTATTCAATAGCGTATCCTGGTCTCAATATCTTAACCTTTTCGAATCCTGAAATTTCTTTTAAAGATTTATATTGTAATTCTTCAGGAAATGAGGTTGAAAATCCATTTATATATACTTCTACTGTATTCCATCCTTCCGGTTCCACAAAAATAGGATGTTCTTTTTTATTAGAAAATCTAAAAATTTTCTCTTCTATAGAAGGACAATATCGAGGACTACTTCCTTTAAAAATTGGAGAAAAATTAATATTTTCATATATTAAATCATGAACTTTATGATTTGTATAAGTAATATAACATTTTCTTTGTTTTTTTAATTTTTTAGAATTATAAAAAAAAGAAAATTTTTTTGGATTTTTATCTCCATTTTGAACTATCATTTTCTTATAATCTAAAGAACGACCATCTACTCTTGGAGATGTTCCTGTTTTCATTCTACCATATTTTAATCCAAAATATTTAGTTAATTGTTCTGTAATTCCTTTAGACTCTTGTTCTGCTATTCTTCCCCCATTAATTTTTTTTTCTCCAATGTGTATTTTTCCATTTAAAAAAGTTCCATTTGTTAGAATCACTATTTTAGATTTAATTTTTAATCCAAAAAGTGTTATCACTCCTTTAACTATACATTTTTCTATAATTAAAGATGTAACAGTATCTTGATATAAATCAAGTGTAATATTCTTTTCTAAAAAAAATCTCCAATAATAAGAAAATAATTTCCTATCACATTGAGCTCTAGGACTCCACATTGCAGGACCTTTAGATTTATTTAACATTCTAAATTGAATAGTACTACAATCAGAAATAATTCCTGAATATCCACCTAATGCATCTATTTCACGAATTATTTGTCCTTTTGCAATTCCTCCTATAGCTGGATTGCATGACATTTGTCCTATTGTTTGTAAATTACTAGTAATAAGTAAGGTTTTTGATCCCATCTTAGAAGAAGCAATAGCAGCTTCGGATCCTGCATGTCCCCCTCCTACTACAAGAATATCATATGTATTTAACATATTTCAATATTGAAATAAATTTAAATAAAAATCTTCTTTTTTTTTCATTATTATTTGATCCATTTTATTTTGATCATCATATCCTAAAAAATGTAATATTGCATGTATCATTACACGTTTTAATTCAAATAAAAAAAATTGATGCCATTGATTAGAATTCTCTATAACGCGATCTATACTAATAAATATATCTCCTGATATACATTTTTTTAAAGAGTAATTAAATGCAATTACATCTGTATAAAAATTTTTTTTAAGATATTTTTTATTCATTTCTAAAATAAATTTATCGTTACAAAAAATATAATTAATATTTCCTATATATATATTACCTTCGTTTTTTAATAAAAGATAAATATCTTTAATAAATAAAGATTCATTTATAACATAGAAATCTGAAATTTCATAAAATAATTTAATCACAAAAATAATTTTTATTTTGATCAAAATTAAAAGAACAATTCCAAACATTTTTACTTTATTAAATCTATTTTTTGGATGCATATCTATAACTTTTTTACAAGAAAAAAATTTTGTATTTTCTACTATTGCTACTATTTTTTCTATAATTTTTGATTTTTTGGATGGTTTTTTTTCTAGAATTATAAAAAAAAATGGAAATGAATTTGGAAAAGAATTAGATTCTCTTGCAGATATGGTTTCTTTTGGAATAGTTCCATCTTTAATTACTTTTATTTTGTTAAAGAAAGTAATTCATCAAAAAATTCCATTTATTGAATGGTTTTCTTTTTTTATTTCTATTTTTTCTGCATGTCGTTTAGCCAATTTTAATATTGATAAAAATAAAAAAAATGGATTAACCACTCCAATAAATACTCTATTTTTTTCTTTTTTATCTATTATTACTATTAGTAATAGTACTCCTATTTTTATAAAAAATTTTATAACTAATCCTATTACAATACTTTTTATGATATTTTTTTCTTGTTATTTTTTAATTTCTAAAATATCAATGATTTCTCTTAATTTTGAAGGTCTTTCTTGGATAAGAAACAAAAAACGTTATATTTTTTTGTTGATTAGTATGTTTCTTTTATTAACTTTACATTTATTAGCGTTACCATGCATTATTATTTGTTATA is a genomic window of Blattabacterium cuenoti containing:
- a CDS encoding TatD family hydrolase produces the protein MKIIDTHAHLYMNEFEKDINFVIKKALKQGIYRFLLPSINSYTVPKILKLEKKYPNICFPMIGLHPNMVHPNSLEKELNNIKKWLDKYSFISIGEIGMDLHLEKKFVFEQEYAFKTQIKWAKEKKLPIVIHCRNAFDQIFNILSKEKNFFLKGVFHCFSGTLEQAMKIIDFGIKLGIGGIITFKNNYISKFLHKISLDHIILETDSPYLSPHPFRGKRNEPVNLKIILKKLSKIYSIPEKKIADIININVENIFF
- a CDS encoding FtsB family cell division protein is translated as MKNKKIKLFIINKYFWISFFFFIWMSLFDTNSLILHYKLKNNIDKITLDRDFLKKKILLETNHLKKLKTDSKYLEKLAREKFYMKKKDEDLFVITN
- a CDS encoding citrate synthase, which codes for MCSNIVDFKINGCHYKFPIVYGTYNKAINIAHLRENTEFITFDPGLKNTGVTKSSISFIDGEKGILLYRGYPIEQIIKKCSFIETSYLILNGELPNTAQLKHFSEKIKEFNCINQNIYKILDEIPNFCHPMGILSSLTYILTSFTNYLKDEDMYFHLLAKLPILAALTYRKKVGLPPSYPDKNISYVSNLLKMFFYIPNKSYQQNTIITDALDKLLILHADHEQNCSTTTVRLLGSAHADLFSAVSAGISALWGRLHGGANQAVIEMLEVILKSGGNIKKWLDKAKNKKDPFRLMGFGHRIYKNFDPRAKIAKKVAENIVKELNISDPVLELAKNLEEKALQDSYFKEKKLYPNIDFYSGIIYQAIGIPKDMFTVMFALGRLPGWMAHWKEMKLNMDPIVRPRQIYIGNKKRNIQKN
- a CDS encoding CDP-alcohol phosphatidyltransferase family protein codes for the protein MIKIKRTIPNIFTLLNLFFGCISITFLQEKNFVFSTIATIFSIIFDFLDGFFSRIIKKNGNEFGKELDSLADMVSFGIVPSLITFILLKKVIHQKIPFIEWFSFFISIFSACRLANFNIDKNKKNGLTTPINTLFFSFLSIITISNSTPIFIKNFITNPITILFMIFFSCYFLISKISMISLNFEGLSWIRNKKRYIFLLISMFLLLTLHLLALPCIIICYIIISLYFHLKKSY
- a CDS encoding GYDIA family GHMP kinase, producing the protein MYHQHKRFYSHGKILLTGEYFILCGASGLALPTIKGQSLTINNNKLSSILHWKSYDEMNEIWFEVIFKLPNLDICYETEKKTAKRLRYLLLKSKKVKKNFLKNSFGIHVKTQLEFPRNWGLGSSSTLINNISKWAKIDPYMLLGYPFPGSGYDIACVSISKPIIYKIYNKKPYVIPINLNIPFKDKLFFLHLNKKQNTCDSIQFFYSKKNITSDSIQYISYITKKIPFCKTLKEFEELLLKHETIISKILNIPTIKEIYFTDYLGLVKSLGGWGGDFVLISYRKGMKNYFSKKGFHTLISFDEMILLK
- the fabD gene encoding ACP S-malonyltransferase, whose translation is MKAYLFPGQGSQFLGMGKNLYKKNNLAKKLFQLADEVLGFKITSIMFEGTKDLLKNTKYTQLAIYIYSVIKAKISNNFNPDMVAGHSLGEFSALAAIDVFSFEKGLILVNYRASIMQEICESVYGGMAVVFGLEDEIVEFFCKKDNGIVVPSNYNSPGQLVISGEYKALKRVCYSLEKIGGAKRILILPVHGAFHSPIMEPAKKKLKIFIKKMEFKKPKCSIYQNVTGKSVIKSSDIKKNIVNQITFPVKWKQSIKNMIKDGAISFTDIGPGNILLNIIKQILKNRI
- the fumC gene encoding class II fumarate hydratase yields the protein MIYRTEKDTLGKVQVPMEKYWGAQTERSRINFRIGLESSMPIEVIHSFAFIKKAAAHANFEFGILSKKKKDIISLVCDEIIKGKLNNQFPLVIWQTGSGTHTNMNINEVISNRAHVLTGGTLSNKKKSFIHPNDDVNMSQSSNDTFSTAMHIASYKKLIEKTIPSIIKLKKNLEKKSKLFNNIIKIGRTHLMDATPITLGQEFSGYVSQIDHGLISIKKTLDHLSELSIGGTAVGTGLNAPKGFDKKVTEFISKYTNIPFQVAKNKFESLSSHDAIVEAHGAIKQIAVSLIKISNDIRFLASGPRSGIGEIYIPENEPGSSIMPGKINPTQCEALIMVCMQIIGNDVTISIAGSSGNYELNVSKPLIIYNFLQSSQLLADVCLSFSNFCIKGIKPNYHRIKEHLNKSLMLVTALNTHIGYEKSAKIAKCAYENNTTLKEESIRLGYLTNEEFDKLVNPSKMV
- a CDS encoding ribonuclease E/G; this translates as MDKKPPFRILSEINKTSCLLRDRFNDDFKFIYCNNSLICEEIYSYLSFIAPEKTNIIKYYKENTPIFKKYGIEKQIQIYLGKNVPLPNGAYLVIEHTEALHVIDVNSGMSNHMGKNCTESERIDYILKINLMAATEIARQLILRDMGGIIVVDFIDMYEPIQRKKLYEHLKDEMKNDKAKHQILPPNKFGLVQFTRHRVRPELKVKNHNKYQKINSYVDYIHHLEFIIDTIKKNKGIQLHIHPFVSSFLKKGFPSIQQKWFFKYKRWIKIIPNDSFGYTEYKITNKNNDMISSSFIF
- the ybeY gene encoding rRNA maturation RNase YbeY, with protein sequence MIKLFYEISDFYVINESLFIKDIYLLLKNEGNIYIGNINYIFCNDKFILEMNKKYLKKNFYTDVIAFNYSLKKCISGDIFISIDRVIENSNQWHQFFLFELKRVMIHAILHFLGYDDQNKMDQIIMKKKEDFYLNLFQY
- the mnmG gene encoding tRNA uridine-5-carboxymethylaminomethyl(34) synthesis enzyme MnmG, translated to MLNTYDILVVGGGHAGSEAAIASSKMGSKTLLITSNLQTIGQMSCNPAIGGIAKGQIIREIDALGGYSGIISDCSTIQFRMLNKSKGPAMWSPRAQCDRKLFSYYWRFFLEKNITLDLYQDTVTSLIIEKCIVKGVITLFGLKIKSKIVILTNGTFLNGKIHIGEKKINGGRIAEQESKGITEQLTKYFGLKYGRMKTGTSPRVDGRSLDYKKMIVQNGDKNPKKFSFFYNSKKLKKQRKCYITYTNHKVHDLIYENINFSPIFKGSSPRYCPSIEEKIFRFSNKKEHPIFVEPEGWNTVEVYINGFSTSFPEELQYKSLKEISGFEKVKILRPGYAIEYDYFPPEQLKHTLESKIIENLFFAGQINGTTGYEEAAAQGLIAGINAHLKNEKKDPFILKRNEAYIGVLIDDLITKGIKEPYRMFTSRAEYRMLLRQDNADERLTYMGYNIGLISEEKMKMVDNKISKIEKCIFFFKKTNFDPKIINPILIYKNSPIISHDKKIETILSRSEIDIKDISNISFIKKKIEKNNFSQEILEQVSIRIKYKGYIDREKENAKKLIKLENLKIPNNFNYKNIKSLSLEAREKLDYYRPISLSQASRISGVSPSDLSILLIYMGR